In one Agelaius phoeniceus isolate bAgePho1 chromosome 21, bAgePho1.hap1, whole genome shotgun sequence genomic region, the following are encoded:
- the FAM78A gene encoding protein FAM78A yields the protein MGCIQSISCKSKVFRESISVVEVKASIDPIPTSIDESSSVVLRYRTPHFRASAQVLVPPLPKKETWIVGWIQACSHMEFYNHYGDQGMSSWELPDLLDGKIQAISDSDGVNYPWYGNTTETCTIVGPTKKESKFNISMNDNFYPSVTWAVPVSDSNVAKLTSIHRDQSFTTWLVATNTATNEMVTLQTIKWRMRLGIEVNPSRPLGQRAKLQEPSAQEQPQVLSKNEPIPPSALVKPNANDAQVLMWRPKDGPPLVVIPPKHR from the exons ATGGGCTGTATTCAGAGTATTAGCTGCAAATCCAAAGTTTTCCGGGAGAGCATTTCAGTGGTTGAAGTGAAAGCCTCCATTGATCCCATTCCCACCAGCATTGACGAGTCCTCCAGCGTGGTGCTGCGCTACCGCACCCCTCACTTCCGAGCCTCTGCCCAGGTGTTGGTGCCccctctccccaagaaggagaCCTGGATCGTGGGCTGGATCCAGGCTTGCAGCCACATGGAATTCTACAATCACTACGGGGACCAGGGGAT GTCAAGTTGGGAGCTTCCAGATCTACTGGACGGTAAAATCCAGGCCATCAGTGACTCAGACGGAGTGAACTATCCCTGGTATGGGAACACCACAGAAACCTGCACCATCGTGGGTCCCACCAAGAAGGAGTCCAAGTTCAACATCAGCATGAACGACAACTTCTACCCCAGCGTGACGTGGGCCGTGCCCGTCAGCGACAGCAACGTGGCCAAGCTCACCAGCATCCACCGGGATCAGAGCTTCACCACCTGGCTGGTGGCAACCAACACGGCCACCAACGAGATGGTGACCCTGCAGACTATCAAATGGCGCATGAGGCTGGGCATCGAGGTGAACCCCAGCAGGCCCCTGGGGCAGCGTGCCAAGCTGCAGGAGCCCTCTGcccaagagcagccccaggtcctCAGCAAGAATGAGCCAATACCACCCAGTGCCCTTGTCAAACCCAATGCCAATGATGCTCAGGTACTCATGTGGAGGCCAAAGGATGGACCACCACTCGTGGTGATACCCCCAAAACATCGATAA